The following nucleotide sequence is from Hevea brasiliensis isolate MT/VB/25A 57/8 chromosome 7, ASM3005281v1, whole genome shotgun sequence.
TTCAAGAGATTCTGTTTTTTGGAAAGAAGCAATAAATGATGAAATGGATTTTCTGTTATCAAATGGTACATGGATATTAGTAGATTAATGGTACATGGGTATTAGTAGATTTACCTCCTGGTTCTAAACCTATTGCAtgtaaatgggtatttaggagaAAATATAATACCGATGGTTCTCTACAAACTTTCAAAGCTAGACTAGTTGCAAAAGGTTTTAAATAAAAAGCAGGAGTTGATTATTTTGATACATATGCTCCTATGGCAAGAATTACTTCAATAAGAGTGTTATTCGCTTTAGcatcaatttataatttatttgttcatcaaatggatgttaaaaccaCATTCTTAAATGGTGATCTTGATGAAGAAGTATATATGGAGCAACCTGAAGGGTTTGTATTTCttggaaatgaaaagaaaatttgtaaattaataaaatcattATATGGTTTGAAGTAAGCCCCGAAATAATGGCATGAAAAGTTTGATAATGTGATATTATCACACGGTTTTAAACATAATGGAGCAgataaatgtatttattttaaatttacaaaAGATTATGGTGTAATAGTATGTCTTTATATAGATGACATGCCAATAATAGGAGCTAACATGCAAGGTGTGAATGATACTAAGAAGTATGTAGCTTCTCAATTTAAAATGAAAGACATAGGAGAAGTGGATACTATCTTaggtatcaaaattaaaaaacataGTGAGGGTTTTGCTTTGAGTCAATCTCATTATATTGATAGATTCTGTCCAAGTATAATCATTTGTGTTTTAAAGAAGCTAATAGTCCTTTTGATGTTTCTAGCAAATTAGTTGAAAATTCGGGAAGATCGGTAAGTCAATTAGATTATGCTAGTGCAATTGGTAGTTTGATGTATGTTATGcattgtactaggccagatattgctTTTACTATTTGTAAACTTTCAAGATATACTCATAATCCTAGCGCTGATCATTGGAGAGCTGTTGGAAGAGTTCTCGATTATCTTAAAAGGACAAAGTCTTTTGCCTTGTTTTACAATAAGTTTCCTTCAGTACTTGAGGGTTATAGTGATGCTAGTTGGATAACTAGTATTAATGATAATAAGTCTACAACTGGTTGGATATTCACTTTAGGTGGAGGAGCTATCTCATGGGCTTCTAAGAAATAAACATGCATCACCCATTCCACAATGGAATATGAGTTTATTGCtttagcagaaataggaaaagaggCAGAATGGCTGAGAAATTTATTATTAGATATAAAGTTGTGGCCACAACTGATGTCAGCAATCTCTTTGCACTGTGATAGTGAAGCTACTATGTTTAGAGCATTTAGCAAGATTTACAATGGCAAGTCTAGACATATTGCTTTAAGACATGAGTATGTTAGAGAATTAATTTCCGATGGTATTATCACAGTTATAtatatcaaattaaaaaataatcttGCTGACCTATTAACCAAAGGGCTCCCAAGGGATATGATTAGTAGCACTACATGTGAGATGGGTTTAAAATTTTTCTAACTTATCATTAGTAATGGGAACCTTACCTTTATTATTACTCAGTAATTTTAAAGGTTTCAGAGGTAATAACAAGTTATAGTTTGTGACAGTTTGTGAGAACTAGAAATTTAAGTAGTGCTTAAAAAAAAGAGATTGAGTATTTATTACTCTTAAGAAAGATACTGGATTTGGTTTAGAACCAAGAAGTTTAAACTTCACCTATGTAAACACAAGAAGTGGTGCCACTTTTatcaaagtttggataataatacTTTGTACGTGTTTATGAATTCAGgaggtagcacaaggccataATATGGTGCTAAAGCTAACGgtaaatgtgttaaagaggttgaTAAGATTTATGTATATAATATTTCCGATCTTGTCAATATAGAAATTAtggtttaatatttaaatataaccaATAATTTCAATAAGATTTTGAAATATTTATACTAATAGTAGGTTTAAGTTGCAAGACACCTTATGTATGCATAAATCTTAATTCATGTTGATTGTGTTTATCACTAACTAAGTGGGAGATTATTATAAATAGTTAGTGATATAAAAGTTATcccatattaaaataattatatctgTTCATTAAAAAGTATCAAAAGAAGCTGTTCATTACTAACAATTGTATCTTTTATAAGAGGTGTATATGAACTGATGTAATTATTCTATTTTAAGATATATAAGTGAACAGATATAAtttttctaagagatacaaagtgaatcaTTGTATCTATTATAAAAGTTGTAAGTAAACAGATATGattattctaatagatacaaGGTGAACTGTTATATCTGTTTGAAAGAGGTGTAAATGCTTTATAAATAGCAGTAGTTTTTTGAACAGAAAAATAATTATCTCTTTCTCTTCTATCTCTTCTCTTCACTTCTACTAACAATCaacattattattctttaattcgTTCTTGGGAGAATTCTAGATTTACTATCTAGAATTCTGTTTTGGCTTTGTTATCCTGGAGAGATCTGCTCAAATTATTCGTCAGCAACATAGTAGGGGGCTTAATTCCCTTAAGGAGAATgactacatgatcaaagtctattgttattgttatttttctaacaattcttacttttgttttttctttttttaacatttaaatttttatttttataatacacACTCTTCCCTTAAAAAAATTGAAACATCCCTATATTATGCATAAAACTGCATTCAGTTTTAGTGATATGTTACtttatcaaatttaaattttgttttcaatgAAAAATTTTCTCATATAAGCTCTTTTTAAGGAAACAAATctcataatattaaaatttataataattaataagtaTTATCTCATCAAATCTCacaataattaccttaattatcatttaatagtttttattaaaaataagatcTCTAATTATGAACATAATAAGTCTTTATATCAAACTCCATGTACACTGGTaaataaattctttaaattttttaaattttaattagagtttgCATGAAATTATTATGAGAGAAATTTCAAATAGAAacacaacaaaaaaaaaatgttcttATATATTAGTAATGTTCATGATTGCCCTCCAAACTAAATGTCTTTGCTCCTCCACTAATtttaggagaaagaaagaagaaagagctAATGAGAAAGAGTGTGACaatgaaaataattagaaaaacaaATGGGGATAGATGAgaaagtaatttaatatattattttattatttaaaatgtcACGTGTGCATTTCTTTTCACCCGATCGATTATGTCTTCATGCGCATTGCTCATTAGGAAAATTTATATCTAGtaatgttaaaaaataaaaatttaattgacgAAGTTAAtatgagttataaataattttatatattttaaatgatgTTAAGTGTTTGAtatttatgaataaaaaaatatataattttttttattataatatttttcttaTGAGTTGAGTAAATCAtcatttttaatgaaatttcaatcttttgataaaaataaatatatttatataatttttaaataaattattatttaatatttaaaattttacaaaagtAATAACTaagtatttatatttaaaaaatattttttcaaaaaaaaatattcTTGTTTTGAAATCGTTGAATATTTAATTCGTTAAattttttgattttaatttaagatTTTCAAATGAAATTGagagagataaaaataaattaatggtattttttattttaactctcaattaattttttttttcaagagatAATAAAGTAAAATAGAGAAAATAAGGGAAAAGgaaccaatttttaatttttataaatgttaaagaataaattataaaatacctgaatttaaaataaattaatttaatttatcaattacATGATTTATTTGATGATATATATATCACATTCACTAACTTTGCCATTCTGAATTCTGGTAGTGGACGGTGCACAGCACAGGCCACAGGGACGCTATTCAATCCAAAATCCTATCTTTGTCCCCTCTCTTCTTTCCTCTTTAGCTCCACTCtccaatttccattttcattctctCTCTTGAAGGTCACCTCCATTTCTCCTCCTCCGCATTCAACTATGGCTGAAGCCTGAGGACTAATCCATAATCTCTCATTTCTTTCAGCTTTCTTTCTGTCCTTTCGTTAATCTCAAGATGAGTTCAGTGAATTTGGGTTCATGGGTTCACACCTCCTACGTCTTAAACCAAGCTACCAGATCTAGATCCAAATCCAAATCCTTCTCTCTACCTTTCAGTCCTCTAAAAAGTTTAGCAATTCCCTTTGCTTATAGAAAATCAGAGCGACCCATTTCATCTGTCTCTGCGATTATTACCAAGGAAGAAGAAACTCTTCAAGAAGAGCAGAATAATCCACCACCCTCTTTTGATTTCAAATCCTACATGCTCCAAAAAGCCAATTCCATTAACCAAGCTTTGGAAGCTGCCATTCCAATCCAAGAACCCGCTAAAATTCACGAGTCTATGCGTTATTCCCTCTTGGCCGGCGGCAAGAGGGTACGACCGGCCCTCTGCCTCGCTGCGTGTGAGCTTGTTGGTGGGAATGACTCCATGGCGATGCCTGCTGCATGCGCTGTGGAAATGATTCATACTATGTCTCTCATCCATGATGACCTCCCTTGCATGGATAACGACGATCTTCGCCGTGGCAAGCCCACCAATCACATCGTGTTTGGAGAGGACGTGGCGGTTCTCGCCGGTGACGCACTCCTAGCATTTGCTTTTGAACACATCGCTGTTTCTACTTTAAATGTTTCTTCTGCTAGAATTGTCCGGGCAGTTGGGGAATTAGCGAAGGCGATCGGGGCAGAAGGGTTAGTTGCTGGCCAAGTAGTTGATATAAATTCTGAGGGCTCATCTGAGGTGGATTTAGAGAAGCTTGAATTTATTCACATCCACAAGACCGCTAAGTTGTTGGAGGGGGCTGTGGTGCTAGGGGCTATATTGGGCGGAGGAaccgatgaggaagtggagaaaTTGAGGAAATATGCTAGGGGTATTGGGTTGTTGTTCCAGGTTGTTGACGATATTCTTGATGTGACTAAATCATCCCAAGAATTGGGGAAAACTGCGGGCAAGGACTTGGTGGCGGACAAGGTTACATATCCCAAGCTTTTGGGGATTGAGAAGTCGAGGGAATTTGCAGAGAAGCTGAATAAGGAAGCTCAGGAGCAGCTGGCTGGATTTGATCCTGAAAAGGCAGCTCCATTGATTGCTTTGGCTAATTACATCGCTTACAGGCAAAACTAATGCATTGTTTTATCAATTGTTTGTTTTGTATGTTCACATGAAAAATTTGGACTGCTCTATATATAGCTTTAAAGAAGCTTAGCTCTGTATCAATTCTAGCAAATACAATTCAATAGCAATTTGTCTACTTATTTTACATCTCTTTGACTATGCGCAATTGCTGATCTCGAATTTTGGATTTCTTTGTGATTTCTCTTAGGATATAGTGATCTTTAATGAATTTTGTTGGGCAAGAACATTATCAACCCCTACTGCAATAGGAAAGTTTTAAAACAAAATAAAGTGGGTAGCTTTTAATTTTGGAAATTGGAATAGCTATCTTTTGCTTTGTTGTAGTTGCCATATCTGCCTTCATATATTTATTTAGGAGCATCTCCTACTTCTGTGATGGGTGATTTGGCTATTCTGCTAAACTCTCAAGGCTTTAAGCATGCAGTTACTGGTTGTGCAATATTGGTGTGACATGTTAGACTAGGGATTCTGTTTGTTTGTACTGCTTGTTCTGGCTTGTGGTTTGTGTTTATTCTATTGCCTATCCGCATCTTTGGAATTGGAGCTAAAATTTTCAATATCTAAGCTAGGTTGTTGTGATTCCTTGGTAGATCCTCTGCTATGGCCTATGGAAACTTTGTGAGTCTTAGCCTAACCATTAGGCATCAATTAGTGTAGTACTAGAGAAATTTGATGGGAGATGCTGCTGGCAAGTGGCAACTCCCTCAAGTTTGCAGTTTTATGAACTAGACAAACTCCAAAAGAGGCATACCAAATATGCGTAAATTACAAAAAAACTTCCTGAAATGTTCCATCTTTGATTCATAATGTTTCAAAATTAGCAATTTTGTTTCTTATGGGAAGTTCAGAGGTGTGAGATTTAAAGGATTGAAgtgtctaaaaataaataagaaaaagagaGATTTTAAAAgattgaagtggtttgtttacaAGAGATGGACTCTTAACATTTTTATTCTAGGAATTCTGTTTGTTTTACTGTACTTTTAATATTGTATGAACatatttagaaaataatttatcaaattaatttaattaaattttcattaattaaagtattaaattaatgtttaataaatctgaaattaattgaataaaaaatcATTATATTGAGGATATAAGGACGCTATTTCAATTTCTAATTACTACTTAAAATCACTCGTCAACCATATAGTATGTTAT
It contains:
- the LOC110640098 gene encoding (2E,6E)-farnesyl diphosphate synthase, chloroplastic (The RefSeq protein has 4 substitutions compared to this genomic sequence); translation: MSSVNLGSWVHTSYVLNQATRSRSKSKSFSLPFNPLKSLAISFAYRKSERPISSVSAIITKEEETLQEEQNNPPPSFDFKSYMLQKANSINQALEAAIPLQEPAKIHESMRYSLLAGGKRVRPALCLAACELVGGNDSMAMPAACAVEMIHTMSLIHDDLPCMDNDDLRRGKPTNHIVFGEDVAVLAGDALLAFAFEHIAVSTLNVSSARIVRAVGELAKAIGAEGLVAGQVVDINSEGSSEVDLEKLEFIHIHKTAKLLEGAVVLGAILGGGTDEEVEKLRKYARDIGLLFQVVDDILDVTKSSQELGKTAGKDLVADKVTYPKLLGIEKSREFAEKLNKEAQEQLAGFDPEKAAPLIALANYIAYRQN